The genomic window CGGCGCCTGCGCCGCGGTCGTCGCCGGCATCGCGCGCGGCCTGCTCGACTCGCCGGTGCGCGTCGACACCCGCGGCGGCGAACTGGACATCGCCTGGAACGGCCCCGGCACGCCGGTGCGGATGACCGGCCCGGCGGTCACCGTCTTCGCCAGCGAAATCGAAATCGAGTAAACGGAACGCAGAAAGAGCCCACCATGAGAGCCGACGAAGTCGCGCATTACCTGCAGAACAACCCGCAGTTCTTCGAGCAGTACGCCGACCTGATGGCGCAGATCGCCATCCCGCATCCGCACGGCGGCCGCGCGATCTCGATCACCGAGCGGCAGATGCTGACGCTGCGCGACAAGAACCGCCAGCTCGAGGCCAAGCTCGGCGAGCTGATCGGCTTCGGCGAGGAGAACGACGCGATCAGCGACAAGATGCACCGCCTCGCCGTCGCGCTGATCTCGGCCTACACCTTCCCGGCGGTGATGCATACGCTCGGCTACCACCTGCGCGAGGATTTCGCGATCCCCGAGGTCGCCGTCCGCCTGTGGAGCCTGCCGGCCGGCGAGCTGGAGGCGCTGCCCGAGTTCGCCGCGGTCAGCCAGGAACTGCAGGTCTATGCGGAAACGCTGAAGCAACCGTACTGCGGCTCGACCGCCGGTTTCGAGACCTCGACCTGGTTCGGCGAGGCCGCGCTGAACATCCGCTCGCAGGCGCTGATCGCGCTCAAGGCCGGCGGCGGCACGATCGGCCTGGTCGCGCTCGGCGCCTACGACAGCGAGCGCTTCTACGCCGGCATGGGCACCGTCTACCTCGAGCGCCTCGGCGACATGGCCTCGGCGGCGATCGCGCGCACGCTGAAGACGGCGTGAACGCCGCGGCCGGGCTGGTCGCTGCCTGGCTGGCCGAACTCGCCGGCCAGCGCCGGCAGTCCGCGCACACGATAGACGCCTACCGCCGCGACCTCGCGCTGCTCGTCGAGCTCGCCGGCGACACGCCGCTGCCCGCGCTGCAGGCGCACCACATCCGCCGCTTTCTTGCCCAGCTGCACGGCCGCGGCCTGTCCGGTCGCTCGCTGGCGCGCGTGCTCTCCGCCTGGCGCGGCTTCTACCGCTGGCTCGGCCTGCGCGGCGAGGCGGCGCAGAACCCGGTGGCCGGCGTGCGCCCGCCGAAAAGCCCGAAGGCGCTGCCGCGCGCGCTGTCGCCGGACGAGGCGAACGCGCTGCTCGGGCCGACCGGCGACGATGCGCTGGACATCCTTTCTCTCCGCGACCAGGCGATTTTCGAGCTGTTCTACTCCTCCGGTCTGCGCCTCTCGGAGCTCGCGGCGCTCGACCTCGGCTGCCTCGCCGACGTCGCCGCCGGCGAGGTCCGCGTGCTCGGCAAGCGCGGCAAGGAGCGCATCGTCCCGGTCGGCAGCCAGGCGCGCGCGGCGCTCGCCGCCTGGGCGGCGCGCCGCGGCGAGCTGCTGCGGGCGGACAGCGCCGACGAGCCGGCGCTGTTCCTCGGCAAGAACGGCGGCCGGCTGTCGGTGCGCATGATCCAGTCGCGGCTGAAGCGGCGCGCGCTGCTGCGCGGGCTGCCGACGCACGTGCATCCGCACATGCTGCGCCACTCCTTCGCCTCGCACGTGCTGCAGTCGTCCGGCGACCTGCGCGCGGTGCAGGAGATGCTCGGCCACGCCAGCATCGCCTCGACGCAGGTCTATACCCATCTCGATTTCCAGCACCTGGCCAAGGTCTACGACGCGGCGCATCCGCGGGCGAAGAAGAAGCCGGCCGATCGTTAGCGGCGGCTACTCGAAGAACATCAGGCGCGTCCGCTGCAGCGGCGTCAGTTCCTGCCACCACGCCTGGGCGCCCTTGAACGACGCGTAGCCGAGGTCGGTCAGGTAGAAGAAGCGCAAATTCGGCACCCAGTGCGGCGTTTCGCTCGGCGCGCACCAGCCGGCGCGGAGCAGGATGCGGCCGATGGCGCCGGGAAAATCGGTGCCGGGTACCAGGATCGGCTCGATTGCCGGGTCGTCCTGCCAGCTCGCGGCGTCGCGCAGCGAGCGGAACCATTCCTCGCGCGCGCCGGCATTGCCGAAATGCTCGGGCAGCGACGGGATGCGGCGCTCGACCACCATCGCCTGTCCCCTGGCCATCGCCCGCAGCGCCCGCAACAGCTGGTAGCGCGTTCCGCGCGGGGCACCGACGACCAGCGGATCGAGCGGCGACGCGGCCGCATCGCCCGGCAGCGGGCGCCTGCCGTCGCGCAGAGCCCCCGCCGCCCGGGGTGGTGCGCGATAAATCCGTCCGGCGGCGAAGAGTATGAGCATCGGCGAGCCCTCCTTCGCTCCATCATAGACAGCGTCGGTGCGAACTCAAGGCGGGTGGCGGCCGCTCGGCCTCGCCTCGCGGCAGGCTTCGCCGCGCGCTGCCGCGGGCATCGTTCAGGCATCCTCGCCGATCACCAGGCGGCTTTCGTCGGCGAGGCGGTAGGCCGGAATCGTCAGGTTGCGCGGTGCCGGGCCGCCGCTGAAGACGCGGCCGGCGAGGTCGTACTTCGCGGTGTGGCACGAGCACAGGAGGTGCCCGCCGCTGCGTGCCGGCACGCAGCCCTGGTGCGTGCACAGGCCGATGGCGACGAACAGCTCCGGGCGCAGCGAGCGGTACGGATTGCGGGCGTACGGCGCTTGCACCGACTGCAGCGAGGCAGGGTCCGCCACCCGGCCGTCGTCGGCGGCGAGCGCCGCCAACTCGGCGTCGCTGCGGCGCAGGATCCACACCGGCCGTCCCTGCCAGGCTATCGTCCGCGCTTGCCGGCTGGCGATACCGCAGCTCCGGGGGCAGGGCGGCCTGCGCGAACTCCTCGCCGAAAAGGGCGCGAAGTTCTACGCGGCGGGCCGCCGTCGCGCCTTCAGTGCGGCTGGTGCACGATGCGCATGTACGGCTTCGGGGCTTGCCAGCCTTCCGGGAAGCGCTCGCGCGCCTCGTCGTCCTTGACCGAGGTGACGATAATCACATCCTCGCCCTCGTGCCAGTTGACCGGCGTCGCCACCTTGAACTTCTCGGTCAGCTCGATCGAGTCGAGGACGCGCAGGATCTCGTCGAAGTTGCGGCCGGTGCTCATCGGATAGGTGAGCGTCAGCTTGATCTTCTTGTCGGGGCCGATCACGAACACCGAGCGCACCGTGAAGTTGTCGGCCGCCGTGCGCTGGCCGGCCGTGCCGCCGGCGCCGGCCGGCAGCATGTCGTAGAGCTTGGCGACGCTGAGGTCGGTGTCGCCGATCAGCGGGTAGTTGACCGCGGCGCCTTGCGTCTCTTCGATGTCCTTGAGCCAGCGCCGATGGTCCTCGACCGAGTCGACGCTCAGCCCGATCACCTTGCAGTGACGCTTTTCGAACTCCGGAACGAGCTTGGCCATGTAGCCCAGCTCGGTCGTGCACACCGGGGTGAAGTCCTTCGGGTGCGAGAACAGGATTGCCCAGCCGTCGCCGATCCAGTCGTGGAAGCGGATCGTGCCTTCCGTCGTTTCGGCGGTGAAGTCGGGCGCAATGTCACCGATGTGGAGTGCCATCATCATTCTCCCGTGGAAGCTTCCCGGGGCCTTCGTGCGAGCGCCCCCCGGGAAACTGGTCGATATCCGGCGATGGCGCCGATCGTCATCTGCCTTCCTGCGTCGGATTGGACAAGCCGGCGGTGCCGGCGGTTCAGTGTGTTTGTCCCGGCGGCGGCGTTTCTCGCAAGGGCAGGCGCCGGCAGCGTAAAATGCCGCCCACGATGACGCAACTGATTCTGAAACCCGGCAAGGAGCGTTCGCTCTTCCGCCGCCATCCCTGGATCTTCGAAGGCTCGGTCGCCCGCCTCGATGGTCGTGCCCGCGCCGGCGACACGGTCGAGGTCGTCGACGCCGACGGCCGCCGGCTGGCGAAGGCGGCGTGGAGTCCGCACTCGCAGATCCGCGCCCGCATCTGGAGCTTCGATCCGGACGAGACGATCGACGACGCCTTCTTCAAGCGCCGCGTCGCCGCCGCCGTCGCCCGCCGCGAAGCGATGCCGCAACTCAGGGGTCAGGACGGCATGCGCCTGCTGCACGGCGAGTCGGACGGCCTGCCCGGCGTCATCGCCGACCGCTACGGTGATACCCTCTGCCTGCAGCTGACCGCCGCCGGCCCGGACAAGTGGCGCAAGGCGATCGTCGGCGCGCTGGCGAAGGTCACCGGCGTCGCCCGCATCTACGAACGCTCCGATTCCGACGTGCGCAAGCTCGAAGGGTTGGCGCCGGTCACCGGCTGGGTCTATGGCGAAGCCCCCGACGCGCCGCTCAGCATCGACGAGAACGGCGTGCGCCTCGGCGTCGACGTCGTCGGCGGCCACAAGACCGGCTTCTACCTCGACCAGCGCGACAACCGCCTGCTGACGCGCGCGCTCGCCACCGGCCGCTCGGTGCTCAACTGCTTCTGCTATACCGGTGGCTTCTCGCTGCAGGCGCTCGCCGGCGGCGCCGCCAGCGTGCTCTCGATCGATTCGTCGGGGCCGGCGCTCTCTGGCGCGCGCGCCAACCTGGCGCTGAACCCGCAGCTCGACGCCGACCGGGCCGAGTGGCTGGAGGCCGACGTCTTCGACGCGCTGCGCGTGTTCAGGAAGGAGGGGCGCACCTTCGACCTGATCGTCCTCGATCCGCCCAAGTTCGCGCCGTCGGCGGCACACGCCGAGCGCGCAGCGCGCGCCTACAAGGACATCAACCTGCTCGGCTTCCGCCTGCTCAATCCCGGCGGCTACCTGCTCACCTACTCGTGTTCGGGCGGCATCGGGCTCGAGCTGTTCCAGAAGATCGTCGCCGGCGCCGCCGTCGATGCCGGCCGCGACGCGCGCATCCTGCAGCGACTGTCGGCCGGTCCGGACCATCCGGTGGCGCTGCACTTTCCCGAGGGCGAGTACCTCAAGGGCCTGCTCGTGCAGGCGGACTGAATCGCGGGCGCGGCGGGCAGATGCTCCGGGAATGGGCGTGGGCGGCCAGCGTATAATCGCCCCGTTCCGTCTCCGGGATCGCCGATGATCGACGCCAACGCCCCGCGCGGCAGCACCGCGCACGCCCCCGACCTCAACTGGAGCCAGGTCCGCGAGACCGTGCTGCTGCTCGAACTGGCCGCCGGCCAGATCGAGGCGGCGATGACCGACAGCGGCGCCTCGGTGGAGGTGCTCACCGCGTCCTTCACCGGCATGGCCGAGACCATGCGCCTGCTCGGCGAGACCGTCGCCGCGCTGCCCGACACGGGCGCAGCCGGCGACGCGCGGCAGCGCCTGCTCGGCGCCGCCACCCAGGTATCCGGCATGGTCGATCAGGCGGTGATCGCCTTCCAGTTCTACGACAAGCTGGCGCAGCGTCTCGCGCACGTCACCCACAGCCTCGGCGACCTCTCCGACCTGGTCGCCGACCAGGGCCGCATCTTCAATCCGCGCGAATGGGTCGGGCTGCAGGAGCGCATCCGCAGCAAATACACGACCCCCGACGAGCGCCAGATGTTCGAGGCGGTGATGCAGGGCATGCCGGTCGAGGCGGCGCTGGCGCAGTACGTCGCGTCGATGAAGGGCAAGCAGCAGGGCGACGACATCGAGCTGTTCTGAACGGCGGCGGGCGCCCGCCCGTTTCTATGCTTGTTGCAACTCTGTTGCATCTGATGCGAGGCTGTGGTCTAATCCCGCGCCATGCCGGAAAACCCGTCCGCCCCTGCCCCGTCCGACGCCCTCGCCGAGCGCATCCGCGCCACCGGCGCGCGCGCGACACCGGCGCGCATCCGCGTCCTCGAACTGCTGACGGCGGCGCCGACGCCGCTGTCGCACCAGGACATCGAAGGCGCGCTCGGCTCTGCCAGCCTCGACCGGGTGACGCTTTACCGCGTGCTCGACTGGCTGGTCGAATCCGGTCTCGCGGTGAAGCGCGCCGACGAGCGCCGCGTCTGGCGCTTCGCGCTCGCCGCCGGCGGCACGCACCACGGCCACGTGCATTTCCGCTGCGAGACCTGCGGCCGCGTCTTCTGCCTCGACGCACCGGCGCCGCGGCCGCCGAAGCTGCCCGGCGGCTTCACGCTGGCGCGCGCCGAACTCGACCTCTCCGGCCGCTGCGCCGAATGCAACGCGGGCAACGTATGAGCGCCACCGCCCGGCCGCCCGTAGGGGGCGCTCGCCCTCCCTCGGGGAGGATGGCGCGCAGCGACAGGGGGGTAGTCCAGTGAGCGCGCCGGTCCCGGTTACCATCCTCACCGGCTTCCTCGGCAGCGGCAAGACGACGCTGTTGAACCGCATCCTGTCCGAACGCCACGGCGAGCGGATCGCCGTCATCGAGAACGAGTTCGGCGAGGTCGGCATCGACAATGAATTGCTCGTCTCGTCGGACGACCAGATCGTCGAGATGAACAACGGCTGCATCTGCTGCAGCGTGCGCGGCGACCTGATCCGCATCCTCGGCGAACTGGCGGAAAAGCGCGAGGCCGGCACACTCGCCTTCGACCGCGTGCTCATCGAGACCACCGGGCTCGCCGAACCCGGTCCGGTGGCGCAGACCTTCTTCATGGACGAGACGATCGCGCGGCGCTACCTGCTCGACGCGGTGGTGACGCTGGTCGACGCCGTGCATGCCGGCAAACAACTCGACGAGCACGAGGCGGCGCAGGCGCAGGTCGGCTTCGCCGACCGCCTGCTGCTCTCCAAGACCGAGCTGGTCGAGGCCGACGCGCTGAACGACCTGCAGGAGCGGCTGGCCTCGATCAACCCGCGTGCGCCGCAACTGGCCGTGCACTTCGGCGCAACGCCGCTGGCCGAGATCCTCGACCTGCGCGGCTTCAACCTCAATGCGACGCTGGAGATCGAACCCGGCTTCCTCGCCCAGGCCCACCATCACCACGACGATCGCATCGGCTCGGTCGTCTTCCGCGCCGAGCGCGACTTCGACGGCGCGAAACTGCAGGACTTCGTCGGCAGCATCGTCCGCGTCTTCGGCGACGACCTGATGCGCTACAAGGGCGTCATGGCCGTCGACGACCTGCCCTACCGCGTCATCCTGCAGGGCGTGCATATGCTGATGGGCGCCAGCCCCGGCCAGCCCTGGGACGACGCGCCGCGCGTCAGCACCGTCGTCTTCATCGGCCGCGACCTGCCGCGCGACATCCTGCTCACCGGGTTGCAGCAATGCCTCAGATAGACCCGGCGCGGCAGATCCCGGTCACCGTCCTCACCGGCTTCCTTGGCGCCGGCAAGACGACGCTGCTCAACCATCTGCTCAAGCAGCCGGCAATGGCCGACACCGCGGTGTTGATCAACGAGTTCGGCGAGATCGGAATCGACCACCTGCTGGTCGAGAAGGTCGACGACAACCTGGTGCTGCTCGACTCCGGCTGTCTCTGCTGCAGCGTCCGCGGCGACCTCGCGCGCGCCTTGCGTGACCTGTTCATGCGCCGGCTGCGCCGCGAGATCCCCGCCTTCTCGCGCGTGATCGTCGAGACCACCGGGCTCGCCGACCCGGCGCCGGTGATCTACACGCTGCTCGAGGACTTTTTCATCGCCGAACGCTTCCGCAGCGACGGCATCGTCGCCGCCGTCGCCGCGACGCACGCCGAAGCGCAGCTGGCGCAGCACGCCGAGGCGGCGAAGCAGGCGGCGATGGCCGACCGCCTGCTGCTGACCAAGTGCGACCTCGCCGACGCCGACACGATCGTCCGCGTGCGCGCGCGGCTGGCCGCACTGAACCCGGGCGCGCCGCTGCTCGAAGTGCGCCGCGGCGAAGTCGCCGCCGATGCGCTCGCCGGCGGCGGCCTCTACGACCCGGCGACGAAGAGCGCCGACGTCCGCCGCTGGCTGGCCGAGGAAGCGGTGCACGCTGCCGCGGCCGCAGGCGCCCACCGCCACGACCCGCAGCGCCATGACGCGCGCGTGCACAGCTTCGTGCTGCGTTTCGCCGAACCCTTCGCCTGGGGCGAGTTCGCCGAGGCGATCGACGTGCTGCTGTCGACCTGCGGCGACCGCATCCTGCGCGTCAAGGGGCTGGTCAATGTCGCCGGCGAGACGGCGCCGCGCGTCGTCCATTGCGTGCAGCACGTGCGCTACCCGGAGTCCGCGCTGCCGGCGTGGCCGGATGACGACCACGCCTCGCGCCTCGTCTTCATCGTCCGCGACTTCTCGCGCGAGTACGTCGAGAAGGCCTTCACGATATTCTGCGGCCAGTCGCCGGAGGCGGGCGCATGATCCCCGGGCTGCTCGCGCCCGCGCTGCTGCGCCGGCTCCGTGTCGGCCTGCTCGCCATCCTGCTCGTCTGCGGCCAGGCGGCGATGCTCGCCCATGCCGCCGACCATGCCGGCGACGGCGGCGAGCCGCCGCACGTCTGCCTGCTCTGCGTCGCCGGGCACAACCTCGACGGCGCCGCGCCGGCCGCCTCGGTGCCGGCCCTGCCGGCGCTTGCCGGCGCCTGCCCGGCGCCGCTCGCCGCGGCCCCGTTCGCCGCCGCCCGCTTCCTCGCCGGCGCCCGCGCCCGCGCGCCGCCCGCCGCCTGATCCGTTCCGCCATCGCCGGCCAGCGTGCCGGCGCCATGCCGTTTACCGATCAGGAGTCGCACCATGAAGAAGTTTTCGCCGACGGCGCTCGCCGTCGCCCTGTCGTTCGCGCTGCCGGCACTGCCGGCCGCCGCCGCGAACGAAGCGGACCTCGCCGAGATCCGCGCCCAGCTGCAACAGATGAAGTCCGCCTACGAGCAGCGCATCGCCGCGCTCGAACAGAAACTGGCGCAGGCCGAAGGCGCCGCCAGCCGCGCCGGCGCCGCCGCGGCGCAGGCCGAGAGCGTCGCCCGCGAGGCGGAGAGCGCCGCCCGCCAGGCCAGCCTGCGGCCGCCGGCCAGCCACCCGGCCACCGGCTTCAACCCCGACATCTCGCTGATCCTGCAGGGCCAGTACCGCGACATGAAGAAGGTCGCCGAGCGACGGATTGGCGGCTTCTGGAACCCTGCCGCGCACGACGACGGCGACGGCCACGGCGCCGGCGAGCGCGGCTTCTCGGTCGACCACACCGAGCTGGTGTTCGCCGCCAACGTCGATCCGTACTGGCGCGGCCAGGCGATCCTCGCGCTGCAGGACGGCGAGGTCGAGGTCGAGGAGGCCTGGTTCCAGTCGCTCGGCCTCGGCCACGGCTTCGGCCTGAAGGGCGGCCGGCTGCGCTCGGGCATCGGCTACCTCAACGAGCAGCACGCGCATGCCTGGGACTTCGCCGACGCGCCGTTGATGTACCAGGCGCTGTTCGGTGAACACGCCAGCTACGCGCAGGACGGCGTGCAGCTGAAGTGGCTGGCGCCGACGCCGTTCTTCCTCGAATTCGGTGCCGAGCTCGGCCGCGGCCAGAACTTCCCCGGCACCGACCGCGACAAGAACGGTGCCGGCGCCGGCGCGCTCTTCGCGCATGTCGGCGACGACCTCGGCGACAGCCACAGCTGGCGGGCCGGCCTGTCCTACCTGCAGACCAAGGCCAAGGAACGCGAGACGCACTTCGCGGATGCCGGCGGCCTCGACGAGGCGGCCGCCTTCTTCGACGGCCGCTCGAAGACCTGGGTTGCCGACTTCGTCTGGAAATGGGCGCCCGCAGGCGACGCCAAGCAGCGCAGCTTCAAGCTGCAGGGCGAATACTTCCAGCGCCGCGAGACGGGCACGCTGACCTGCAGTTCAGAGGATGGCGGAATCAACAACTGCGCGCCGACCGGGACGGAGAGCGTCGTCAGCGACTACCGCACGCGCCAGTCCGGCTGGTACCTGCAGGGCGTCTACCAGTTCTCGCCGCGCTGGCGTGCCGGCCTGCGCTACGACCGCCTCGACTCCGGCCGCCGCGATTTCGGCATCAACGCCGCCAACGTCGTCGTCGAGGACTACCAGCCGAAGCGGGTGACGCTGATGGCCGACTACAGCTGGAGCGAGTTCGCGCGCATGCGCCTGCAGTTCGCGCAGGACAAGTCGATGCCGGGCGTCACCGACAACCAGGTGTGGCTGCAGTACATCATGAGTCTGGGTGCCCACGGTGCCCACAAGTTCTGAAAACGCTCATGGCTTGGCGATACTTCGTTGCGCGCCTCCTTGTTTGCATCGAGCAGACGGCGTCGGTGCGCGCCTCGTCTCGCCGGCGCCATGGGCGTTTTCGCGGAGCGGGGCGCTCGCTCGCTGAATGAAGGAGTTCACATGAAAAGATTCTTGCTGATTGGGTTGGCGGCCGCGCTGCTGTCGCTCCCGGCGCAGGCGGCGCTCAAGGTCTTCGCCACCGTCCCCGAATGGGCGGCGCTGGCGCAGGAGATCGGCGGCGGCCGCGTCACCGTGTACGCGGCGACGCACGGGCTGCAGGACCCGCACCGGATCGAGGCCAAGCCGTCGCTGATCGCGCGTGCGCGTTCGGCGCAGCTGGTGGTCGCCACCGGCGCCGAGCTGGAGGTCGGCTGGCTGCCGGTGGTGCTGCGCGAATCCGGCAACCGCGACATCCAGCCCGGGCGGCCGGGCTACTTCGAGGCGGCGTCGGCGGTGCGGCTGCTCGACGTGCCGGCGGTGCTCGACCGTGCGCACGGCGACGTGCATGCGGCCGGCAACCCGCACATCCAGACCGATCCGCGCAACATCCTCAAGGTCGCCGAGGCGCTGGCGGCGCGCATGGCCGAGCTCGACCCGGCCGAGGCTGCCGCCTACCGCAGCGGCTTCGCGGCGTTCGCCGAGAAGTGGCGGGCGGCGCTGGTGCGCTGGGAGAAGATCGCGGCGCCGCTCAAGGGCGTGCCGGTGCTGGTGCAGCACAACGCCTTCCCGTACCTGAACGCCTGGCTGGGGCTGCGCGAGGTCGGCACGCTCGAGCCGCGGCCCGGCGTCGAGCCGTCCGGCGGCCACCTCGCCGACGTGCTGGCGAAGCTCACCGCGCAGCCGGCGCGCATGGTGCTGCGCCCGGCCTACCAGCACGACGCGCCGTCGCGCTGGATCGCCGAGCGCGCGAAGATCCCGGCGGTGATCGTGCCGTTCACGGTCGGCGGCACGCCGGAGGCGGGCGATCTGGTCGCGCTGTTCGACGACACGCTGCGCCGGCTGCTGGCGGCGCTCGCCGCGCGATGACCGCCGACACGCTGCTCGACGTGCGCGGCCTGCGCGCCGGCTATCTCGCGCCGGTGCTCGGGCCGCTGTCGTTCGCGCTGGCGCGTGGCGAGGTCCTCGGACTGTGCGGGCCGAACGGCTGCGGCAAATCGACGCTGCTTGCCGCGCTGCTCGGCAACGTGCGCATCTTCGCCGGCGACATCCGGCGCGCGCCGGGCGCCGTGTTCAGCCTGCAGACGCAGCGCCAGCCGCCGGTCGCCGGCGTGCCGCTGACCGGCGCCGAGCTGCTGGCGCTGACCGGTGCCGCCGCCGCCGGGCTGCCGCCGGCGCTGGCCGCCTGCCTGCCGTTGCGCCTCGACCGCCTGTCCGGCGGCCAGCGCCAGTTCCTGCACCTGTGGGCCTGCCTGCAGGCGCCCGCCGACGTCGTGCTGCTCGACGAGCCGACCAACAACCTCGACCCGGACGGCGTCGCCGCGCTGGCCGGCGCGCTGCGCGCCCGTGCCGCCGGCGGCGCCGGCCTGCTCGTCGTCAGCCACGACGCCGCCTTTCTCGCCGCGGCCTGCGACCGCCTGCTCCGCCTTGGAGGTGTCGACGATGCCGCCTGACGCGATTCTCGATCCGCTGTTTCTGCAACCCTTCGTCACCGGGCTCGCCTTCGCCGTGCTGCTGCCGCTGCTCGGCGCCTACCTGCGCCTGCGCGACGAATGGCTGGCGGCGCTCGCCTTCGCGCAGACGGCGGCGGCCGGCGCGCTGCTGGCGCTGCTCGCCGGCTGGCCGCTGCAGGCCGGCGGCGTGCTCGCCGCGGCCGCCGCGGCGACGCTGAAGAGCGCCTTCGAGGGCGCCGCGCGCGGCGTGCAGGGCGCCGCCTACGCGATGCTGCTGGTCGGCAGCTGGGGCGTCGGCGTGCTGCTGGTCGCCAACCTGCCGCTCGCCGAGCGCCTCGGCCATGCGCTGTTCGACGGCCAGCTCTATTTCACCGAGCGCAGCCACCTGGTCGCCGCGCTCGTCTGCGCCGTCGTCGGCGGCGCCGCGCTGCGGCGCCTGTCGCGGCCGCTGTTGCAGGCGCACTTCTTCCCCGACTTCTTCCGCGCCGCCGGCGGTTCGGCGCGCCGCGTGCATCTCGCCTTCGACCTCGTCGTCGCCGCCGCGCTGGCGCTGGCGACGATGAGCATCGGCGTGATGTCGGCGTTCGCGCTGATCTTCCTGCCGCCGCTGGTGGCCTGGGCCTGGTCGGCGAGCTGGCGGCGCGCGCTGGCGCTGGCCGTGGCGGTCGGTGTCGCCGCCTATCTCGCCGCCTTCGTCGGCGCGCTGTGGCTGGACCAGCCGTTCGGGCCGGTGCTGGCGCTGCTGCTGGTCGGCTTCGGCGCGCTGTCGGGCCTCGTGCGGCGACTGCATGGCGGGCGCTGAAGGCTCATCCTGAGCGGGTTTGGAAATTGCGGCGGCCGGGGCGATGTGTTAAAACACCCCTT from Azospira restricta includes these protein-coding regions:
- a CDS encoding ABC transporter ATP-binding protein, giving the protein MTADTLLDVRGLRAGYLAPVLGPLSFALARGEVLGLCGPNGCGKSTLLAALLGNVRIFAGDIRRAPGAVFSLQTQRQPPVAGVPLTGAELLALTGAAAAGLPPALAACLPLRLDRLSGGQRQFLHLWACLQAPADVVLLDEPTNNLDPDGVAALAGALRARAAGGAGLLVVSHDAAFLAAACDRLLRLGGVDDAA
- a CDS encoding metal ABC transporter permease, producing the protein MPPDAILDPLFLQPFVTGLAFAVLLPLLGAYLRLRDEWLAALAFAQTAAAGALLALLAGWPLQAGGVLAAAAAATLKSAFEGAARGVQGAAYAMLLVGSWGVGVLLVANLPLAERLGHALFDGQLYFTERSHLVAALVCAVVGGAALRRLSRPLLQAHFFPDFFRAAGGSARRVHLAFDLVVAAALALATMSIGVMSAFALIFLPPLVAWAWSASWRRALALAVAVGVAAYLAAFVGALWLDQPFGPVLALLLVGFGALSGLVRRLHGGR